ATATTGTTCCCTTGATGGTGGCGTTAGCCGGTGCGTCCAATTCTACTGACTCCGGCGCGAGTAAAGTAGTGGACAAGCGCAGCATCTTGGGACACTTCTTCCCGATGCACCATCATCAGTTGTCCGCTCGGGCGGACGGCCACGAAGGATTCGGTGCGCAGGGCAGTTTGCAAGAGGGTGGAAAGAACGAACATGGTCACGCCACAACACAAGGACTGGGTCACTACGAGTCCACCCATGAGGATTACCATAGCTGGAAACCATTGGACGGCTTTGGCCATTACGGCCAGCTAGGGGACGAGCATAAGTTCGGTGAGCAGTTCCACCAGGGAGGAGATCATCACAGCGTGGAGACGGAGGGCAAGCATAGCTTTGGAGGTCATCAAAGCGGTGGTCAGGGAGAGCATCATGGATTTGGGGAGTCGCACGGATTTGAAGGACATCATGGCTTTGGTGGACATCATGGCTTTGGTGGACATCATGGCTTTGGTGGACATCAGGAGCAGGCAGCACATGAAGGTCACGGACATGGTGGTCTTGGAGGACATGGTGGTCTTGGAGGACATGGTGGTCTTGGAGGACATGGTGGACTAGGAGGACACGGGGGACTAGGAGGACACGGTGATCTTGGAGGACATGGTGATCTTGGAGGACACGCCGCTCTCGGTGGACACGAATCCTTTGGCGATCATGGATCTTTCGGAGGTCACGCCACCCTGGGAGGACACGAATCGTTTGGTGAGCATGGGTCTTTCGGCAAAGGTCACGAGAGTGCCGGTGGTCATGGAGACTTCGGAACGCATCAGGCCTTCACTCATGGAGACAACCATGGATTCGGAGGACACGAAGGATACTCGTACGGTGGACACGATCATGGCTTCGGTGGACACGATCATGGCTTCGGTGGTCATGATGATCATTCGCACGGTCAGGAGGCGCATCACGGAGACGACAAGGGCCATGCCATCAAGGAGTGGCACTTGGAGGGCGAGTACGAACACGACGACGATCACAAAGACCACAAAGAGCACAAGGAGCACAAGGAGCCGAAAATCAAGTACATCACCGTCACGGAACGTGTACCGGTGCCGTACAAGGTGACGGTCGAGAAGAAGGTCCTCGTCCCGATCAAGGTCCCGTTCACGGTGCACACCGAGAAGGTGGTGCCGGTGTACGTCGAGAAGAAGTTCCCGGTCGTGGTGGAGAAGCACGAGATCATCCACGTGGACAAACCGTACGAGGTGAAGGTGCCGCACAAGGTCGAGGTCCATAAGAAGGAAATCATCAAGGTGGAGAAACCGGTGCCAGTGAAGGTGGAAAAGCCCGTCCCGTACAAGGTGGAAAAGCCGTTCATCGTGCACAAGCACGTGCCGGTGAAGGTTTGGGTGAACGTGAAGAAGGAGCACCATGATTGAAGGAGCTAATTGGCTGTTGTTCTACCCAATTGTGAACTGTTTTAGAATAGGCGTCTATCGTTACATGTTATGCAGCTTACAGCGTGAGCTACTTGCAATATCTGTTAGTATTGTTGCTTTAAGTATTAACCAGAAAAATCATGTTCAAATCTGActgaaaacaataaatattcCCCAAGTGGAACTTTAACAATGTAACACATTTTGTATCTTTTGAAGCTTCTCGTAAACCTCTTTACACATTGGAAACAAATTTCTTGGAAGTAACATCCACGCTGATCCCTAACTGCTGGAACAAAATCTCAGATTAATGCCACATGCCGCAGGTCCTTTCAGAAAACATTCATTCTAATCCATCTCCAGCAACAGATGCTCAAACGTCTTGATCAATTAATGCATTCCTGTTCCTCGAACGCAGTAAACATCATAACTCACCCAGAGATTCCTTTCAACTCAACGGTGGTGCCTCTTTTTTCACACCCTGATAACAAACCTTCAGAAATAGACCAATCCTTTAATGTGCCTACCCCCCAAGCAACGGTCCTTGGGAGTCGCTGCGTGAAGACTTCATTCAAACGCATCTGCCTGTTTTGCGCCTTGAGacggaaaatgaaatgaagcgTCTTTCCTCGAAATACGAAaccacccaaaacgcatcttCTCCGTACGTTCCTGTGCAACGGGCGGCACATATCGTTGTCATAATCTTTGCTGCACATTATCCACTTAACTCCTTTGGCCTCCCTAGGGACGGAAATCTGGCCGCTCCGTTTCATGTGCCGCACACGGCGGCACCCCTTTTCCTGCAGCGGAATATTGTCTCTCGCGCGTAGTACATACCTTCTCGGCATGTTTTACGAACCGTCAAAACCATCAATCCATCGAGTGCGTTTTCTCAATGGTGGAATCTGGTGGAATCGGATTACCTCTAGCGCGGCGATTTTTCACTCACCAgctaattaataaaaatgacgTGCCGAAAAGTGAAGATCACTTTTCCCCGCGTACCGCtatacgcgtgtgtgtgtgtcggtggtAAAGACGTTGCCGTCGTAATTCGGTAGTGGTGCAAAAGGAAACGAGAAATCTAAAGGggtttgatgattgtttttgaGCGTCTGGATGGTCGATTaccgaaacaaaaataaacatcaaCCCTGGTGCAAGCATGATCGAACGCCCTTAACCCTTGGTTGGGTTTCACTCGCGTCTCGTTTCATCTGCTCGATCGGAAGGATTGTTAAGGGGGCCGACTACTTTCAACACGTGTCATTCCGGAGCGACGTGTCATTCAAAGTGAAGCTGTGCGCTCGAGTGACGGAacgacgaagaaaaaaaaaacatttcttcAGGAAAACCCCGGGAGATCGACGAACCGAGCGGTGGTTCTTGCGCCTCGGAAGTTTTCGGAAG
This genomic interval from Anopheles merus strain MAF chromosome 3L, AmerM5.1, whole genome shotgun sequence contains the following:
- the LOC121599491 gene encoding glycine-rich cell wall structural protein 1.8-like is translated as MKFFYIVPLMVALAGASNSTDSGASKVVDKRSILGHFFPMHHHQLSARADGHEGFGAQGSLQEGGKNEHGHATTQGLGHYESTHEDYHSWKPLDGFGHYGQLGDEHKFGEQFHQGGDHHSVETEGKHSFGGHQSGGQGEHHGFGESHGFEGHHGFGGHHGFGGHHGFGGHQEQAAHEGHGHGGLGGHGGLGGHGGLGGHGGLGGHGGLGGHGDLGGHGDLGGHAALGGHESFGDHGSFGGHATLGGHESFGEHGSFGKGHESAGGHGDFGTHQAFTHGDNHGFGGHEGYSYGGHDHGFGGHDHGFGGHDDHSHGQEAHHGDDKGHAIKEWHLEGEYEHDDDHKDHKEHKEHKEPKIKYITVTERVPVPYKVTVEKKVLVPIKVPFTVHTEKVVPVYVEKKFPVVVEKHEIIHVDKPYEVKVPHKVEVHKKEIIKVEKPVPVKVEKPVPYKVEKPFIVHKHVPVKVWVNVKKEHHD